The DNA sequence TTTGGTAGCCAGGTCCTCACAAGAGTTAGAGCTGCTTACTGTACAGTGCCAACAATATACCACTGAATCCGTACCTTTTGCGTCAGATGATGACACACCTCAATCTATAGAACTACTTGCTAAACAAATTTTGGACAAATTCGGAAAAGTAGATATCCTTATCAACAATAATGGCATTGGCAGCTGGGGAATTTTAATTGAGCAGAGCACGGAGGAGATTGTTAAAACTATTCAAGTTAATTTGACCAACACTATTTTGCTTACTCGTGCTTTGTTGCCTACCTTAGTTAAAAATAAGGATGGGGCTCAAATTGTCAATATGTGTTCTATTGCAGCCAAGCTGCCATTGCACATGATGGCAGTGTATACCGCAACAAAATTCGGTTTGTACGGCTTTGCAGAAGCATTGAGAAAAGAGCTAGAAAACACAAAGGTAGATATCATTAACGTCATTAGTAGTCCGATAGACAGTAATTATTTTGAAGGTGAAGAAGCCATTGGGCGCAAACAAGCAGAAGTGATTGA is a window from the Bacteroidia bacterium genome containing:
- a CDS encoding SDR family NAD(P)-dependent oxidoreductase, with the protein product MQDKVVLITGADNDLGNALALLMANRGAKLALVARSSQELELLTVQCQQYTTESVPFASDDDTPQSIELLAKQILDKFGKVDILINNNGIGSWGILIEQSTEEIVKTIQVNLTNTILLTRALLPTLVKNKDGAQIVNMCSIAAKLPLHMMAVYTATKFGLYGFAEALRKELENTKVDIINVISSPIDSNYFEGEEAIGRKQAEVIDIGAPLEVAEGIFDAINRRQREVVIGSFNKFTLFANKIVPSLSEALIKQVFSKTTHN